DNA sequence from the Dreissena polymorpha isolate Duluth1 chromosome 3, UMN_Dpol_1.0, whole genome shotgun sequence genome:
gcgttttaattcccttttattattgtttaattagagttacaatgctatgacgttaaattttatttacacttgaatgtattatgaatattgctgggccaagtgtgaggttgagcgctctataaccaggtttaaacccccaatgctttgcattgaccgttccaaggcggtgaccccagctttattcatattttgtgtttatgttggtttgtattgtgctgtattgtgctgttttgtactgtttgggcaatcggtcacttgccttaaataaaggaccaactaattgtttttaatgaaaattcaatactgctccagcagctggagtttcacttctttatattgcattgcacaacagtttgatgtgtgctgcgtggatgcagtagcgtgtatccccgtacatatcttcgatgttgttatattttcagccttcagaggctggtagcggtattgtgtttttattattttttaagaaaccttgtttaagacctttcttatacttagattcttatacattctctgtacttataaagtaaacgtgtatgttcatcaattgagagttctgcaggttatactgaatttttacagaccattatctgacaagctgcctcttactcttttatgtatgttgacttggcaatgtgtattaatgtgattataagattggtggtttcgccaaataaataacctatggacagattgattacaaaaaacccgaaagttgttctctcaccattgagaattccgattacacgtagtattcatttgccgttaaattatagacaattacttttttctaaacctacagtcaaattaagtttacttcgaacatctttcattggaggtacaatgcggctgggttctagttcgcagcgtaatttagctccgtgtaatcggtatcctacaataaataagtgcaactccaggaagtgtttatgttgcaagtttttaaatatgtcctcttttattctttcatcggttaataaccgcaaattttcagttaatattaaatccgatgtctcatgaaattctatgcatgtggtttatgttattacttgaaatgtaccctgttgtggtgcgcaatacgttgggcagacgggtagatcacttaaaacacgttttagggaacatttttttaaaattaaaaataacaataaattttataacttcatttaccagcactttaataaaacaggtcatagcgtaactaatatttcaattcaacctgtggagcaacttatttttaataatagtacttcaagtcagtgccaattaaaagcaaggtgcatgtcagaatttgaatggattaaacgtttgcaatcagcttacccacttggattaaatgataatattctaaatgttggaacaatttctaaaaataaatcgattaattcattttctctgtttagtaaacgtctaagaaataaacgttcacatggcattaggaaaaatggtaacttaaggcgtaaatttaaacgtctgctttctttaaatgattgctacacagtattacaaaatgggggtaaacataaattactaagtgcactttgctctctttctgtttcttcgttggcgcatattgataaggaatgtaaacttattttacttcaatctgaccctctatatgaatgtgcttgtattattgaatctttcactgactactatcttaaaccttttattgaaaatgtacttaacaaaactagaaatcgtatcaaaattgagttttgtaacaaaggtcttgatttaattgaccttcctaaaatattcaatgataaaaatgtacgtcggttgattcccccttatttccgcaatactgaatcaccacttatttgctacaaatatagtaaacctgtaagaagtatcgtttttaattataattctatttccacagatttaaatgtaataagaaattgtcctacattatgtgactgtactagttctaaatatatatatggtccagttggacatgttattactggggaccttaatttcattcaaaataaaaaccttagaaatttgctacgcagaggccctaagtacagactgcctattcctgttgattttgatgactgcattaagaatatcgtaacttccttacatgattattgcactaaatggtgcaggaaggaaaatgctgaaattactgcactcaatgattggaaaacaaaaatatttagtatggccatgaataaaatatgtttttatgatacacatcctttggccctaccacattcacctaaatttaataaacaaaatctctgtaaattgcttgaagacttaaaatctaaattcgtcttagttcctgctgataaggctgctaataatgttatcataatatgacgagtgttttatgttcaaactatttcacaagaactttcacaaactacatcatattgtgagtacaataagctacctaatgaaattattaccgaccatattgcccaatgcataaagttaaatgtaatagtcaatattactgacaagaaattgccatcactttactggatacctaaattacataagacgccatataaaagtcgtttta
Encoded proteins:
- the LOC127871415 gene encoding uncharacterized protein LOC127871415 → MSEFEWIKRLQSAYPLGLNDNILNVGTISKNKSINSFSLFSKRLRNKRSHGIRKNGNLRRKFKRLLSLNDCYTVLQNGGKHKLLSALCSLSVSSLAHIDKECKLILLQSDPLYECACIIESFTDYYLKPFIENVLNKTRNRIKIEFCNKGLDLIDLPKIFNDKNVRRLIPPYFRNTESPLICYKYSKPVRSIVFNYNSISTDLNVIRNCPTLCDCTSSKYIYGPVGHVITGDLNFIQNKNLRNLLRRGPKYRLPIPVDFDDCIKNIVTSLHDYCTKWCRKENAEITALNDWKTKIFSMAMNKICFYDTHPLALPHSPKFNKQNLCKLLEDLKSKFVLVPADKAANNVIII